In Schizosaccharomyces osmophilus chromosome 2, complete sequence, the following proteins share a genomic window:
- a CDS encoding DUF4449 family conserved protein, involved in cell-cell communication: protein MSVAYPTNEGVQDEHTHKGLHLFAIWEALSSGKMPNNQQLGGLFSAISEGSQSIAQDVKRNMSKDARDFFSHFSEIVDDSYTLLNKKNRGDLLQNAVYELTQSKASTNAPDVWNDVTENVDGQGLNREDLKQFFILFFNNSHLREILRDVLALFGRQGSKLTQQKFNQLDPQQGKIGQKDSSRTQKHDGVNSSTFSTGKQRGKQLDGQPSKTNQAFNDPQTRQVREETSSELRKIMDQLKHLVVDLQQDRAYQHPLQSLLGLVERFVHELGDKQGKLQVETNDHTERSLRYLRELAENVVNHSLQPLNNIFKRFYQSAQEDGEFKQWFQDCYAYLRKFVLKKGYAVTQAATDEYNELYDRGRGFMKGRYKHHWDELCSESKSITDSAASDKSYRYLGDDGKRLYNTLVEHKGGETSLKKNLIYEILQLSIPVILTRIQYFPIPRLEIEQPAFDIVLENLNLQTINILPKIAEFRNNNLMRFSPYGNVSSIQDHLVHLHLAHIQTDLKNVNYYIRRKQGFPKFVDQGIVDLAIRKQGMVVDLALSATPKTPNRELPGSFFRLDHVKVDVHNIKLKLRKSRHKALLNFLKPSMMTYIRKTVARSLELSIRRTVEQLDRQCYEIHREAQNELERQSSKPTREQDSRTKVYGKTVYNKMSAMQQRSQSSGSNQKVRVALHEQNSELSNIVLPSHNLEEGESLRRSALSGSTWHSPIYDSLGAMGGASAAGVSRRSQRSKKSKRTSSKNRPPTARTLNEEQQPSANDSLNQTILSDQMALGNVTEIPLPPNANTKRHSLTEHSIGSFGDEQRSPEVLFRHTDAPNRKHDAFKHQTAVT, encoded by the coding sequence atgtCGGTAGCGTATCCTACAAATGAAGGTGTGCAAGATGAGCATACGCACAAAGGGCTGCATCTATTTGCCATTTGGGAGGCATTATCGTCGGGCAAGATGCCAAATAATCAGCAATTAGGAGGTCTATTTTCGGCGATCTCAGAGGGTTCTCAATCGATTGCTCAAGACGTAAAACGAAACATGTCAAAAGATGCCCGAGACTTCTTCAGTCACTTTTCGGAAATAGTCGATGACTCCTATACATTGctcaataaaaagaacCGTGGTGatcttttgcaaaatgCTGTCTATGAGTTGACGCAATCCAAAGCTTCAACGAACGCACCTGACGTTTGGAACGATGTAACTGAGAACGTGGATGGTCAAGGCTTGAATCGTGAAGATCTCAAAcagttttttattttattcttcaaCAACAGCCATTTGCGTGAAATTTTGCGAGATGTTCTTGCCCTGTTCGGCCGTCAAGGTTCGAAGCTAACACAGCAAAAATTCAACCAGCTCGATCCACAGCAAGGAAAAATTGGTCAGAAGGATTCTTCACGAACTCAGAAACATGATGGAGTCAACTCTTCCACGTTTTCTACTGGAAAACAAAGAGGAAAACAACTTGACGGCCAGCCATCAAAGACGAACCAGGCCTTCAATGATCCCCAAACACGACAAGTTAGAGAAGAAACTAGTTCCGAATTGCGTAAAATTATGGATCAATTGAAGCACCTCGTCGTGGACTTACAACAGGATAGGGCTTACCAGCATCCCCTGCAGAGCCTTCTGGGTTTGGTTGAAAGATTTGTCCATGAGCTTGGTGACAAGCAAGGCAAATTACAAGTTGAAACGAATGACCACACTGAACGCTCTTTGCGTTATCTTCGAGAGCTTGCTGAAAATGTTGTCAATCACTCCCTGCAACCTctaaataatattttcaagAGGTTCTATCAAAGTGCTCAAGAAGACGGAGAATTTAAACAGTGGTTTCAAGACTGTTATGCTTATTTgagaaaatttgttttgaaaaagggTTACGCCGTTACTCAGGCTGCCACAGACGAGTATAATGAGCTTTACGACCGCGGACGCGGATTCATGAAAGGACGTTACAAACACCATTGGGATGAATTATGCTCTGAGTCTAAATCCATTACAGACAGTGCAGCTTCCGATAAAAGCTATCGCTATTTAGGAGATGATGGCAAGAGACTGTACAATACTTTGGTCGAACATAAGGGTGGAGAAACatccttgaaaaagaatttaatCTATGAAATTCTACAGTTAAGCATACCTGTCATTCTCACCCGAATTCAGTACTTCCCAATTCCTCGGCTTGAAATTGAGCAACCTGCTTTTGACATCGTCCTAGAGAACCTTAACCTTCAAACAATTAACATTCTACCAAAAATTGCGGAATTTCGAAACAATAACCTCATGAGATTTTCCCCCTACGGAAACGTCTCCTCTATTCAAGATCATTTAGTTCACCTTCATCTTGCCCATATCCAAACTGATCTCAAGAACGTCAATTATTATATTAGGCGTAAGCAAGGATTTCCTAAATTTGTCGATCAGGGAATCGTAGATCTTGCTATTCGTAAACAAGGCATGGTTGTTGATCTTGCCTTGTCGGCGACTCCTAAAACTCCTAATCGCGAACTTCCTGGTTCATTCTTTCGGCTAGACCATGTCAAAGTGGATGTTCACAACATCAAGCTCAAACTTAGAAAGTCAAGACACAAAGCTCTATTGAACTTCCTTAAGCCGTCAATGATGACTTACATCCGAAAAACTGTAGCAAGGTCTTTGGAACTCTCAATTCGACGAACTGTTGAGCAGTTAGACAGGCAGTGCTATGAGATACATAGAGAAGCTCAAAATGAATTGGAAAGACAATCCAGCAAGCCTACAAGAGAACAGGATTCGAGAACAAAGGTTTATGGCAAGACTGTATATAATAAGATGTCAGCAATGCAACAACGCTCTCAATCTTCTGGTTCGAACCAAAAAGTTCGTGTGGCTCTTCACGAACAGAACAGTGAGCTCAGCAACATTGTGCTTCCTTCTCACAACTTAGAGGAAGGTGAAAGTCTAAGACGATCGGCTCTTTCCGGGTCTACTTGGCATTCCCCTATTTATGATAGTTTAGGAGCCATGGGAGGTGCCAGTGCTGCTGGAGTATCACGTCGTTCACAACGTTCGAAAAAGTCAAAGCGTACCTCATCTAAGAACCGTCCACCAACCGCAAGAACTTTGAATGAAGAGCAGCAGCCTTCTGCGAATGACAGTTTAAACCAAACAATCCTGAGTGATCAAATGGCTCTCGGAAACGTAACTGAAATACCACTTCCTCCGAACGCAAACACTAAAAGACACAGTTTGACTGAACATTCTATAGGTAGTTTTGGAGACGAGCAGCGTTCTCCAGAAGTCCTGTTCCGTCATACTGATGCTCCCAACCGAAAGCATGATGCTTTCAAACACCAAACAGCAGTTACTTAA